From Nguyenibacter vanlangensis, one genomic window encodes:
- a CDS encoding DUF2285 domain-containing protein produces the protein MPLGQTLTPRRLDIHALSTVRCIETPDGIYVSCVCGGVTWQLWMERRWPGQHHYAFDHAYDRFIPLRAHETIRFWRVLAGLSDPGPWHRMSRQSLDRHILALRVADARAAGVGERVIAESLLGQPVARSADWSDLSARAQFRRLDSLANRMIAGGYRDLIGYPLSRRV, from the coding sequence TTGCCGCTAGGTCAGACGCTGACGCCGCGCCGTCTCGACATCCACGCTTTGTCGACGGTGCGTTGCATCGAAACGCCCGACGGGATCTACGTCTCCTGCGTCTGCGGCGGCGTCACCTGGCAGCTCTGGATGGAACGGCGCTGGCCCGGACAGCACCATTATGCCTTCGACCACGCCTATGACCGTTTCATCCCGTTGCGCGCGCACGAGACCATCCGCTTCTGGCGCGTGCTCGCGGGCCTCTCCGACCCCGGCCCGTGGCACAGAATGTCCCGGCAGTCCCTCGACCGCCATATCCTCGCGCTGCGCGTGGCCGACGCCCGCGCCGCTGGCGTCGGCGAACGCGTCATCGCCGAATCGCTGCTCGGCCAGCCGGTTGCCCGGTCCGCGGACTGGTCCGACCTGTCGGCGCGGGCTCAGTTCCGCCGCCTCGACAGCCTGGCGAACCGCATGATCGCGGGCGGCTATCGCGATCTCATCGGCTATCCGCTGTCCCGCCGCGTCTGA
- a CDS encoding DNA methyltransferase, with protein MTGSTNTATDFRNTILGGDSAQLMRAMPRNSVDFILTDPPYLVNYQGRDGRRVRNDDNSRWLRPAVNQMHRVLKWGGFMVSFYAWNRVDLFAEAWKAAGFRMVGHIVFRKNYASSSRFLRHEHEAAYLLAKGNVAPPAKAIPDVIDTPYSGNKLHPTQKPVEALLPLVETFCPKGGLVLDPFAGSGSSLVAAQHLGRDWLGMELDPDHAATATRRLAWHGAKRVAA; from the coding sequence ATGACCGGCAGCACGAACACGGCGACCGATTTCCGCAACACCATCCTTGGCGGTGACAGCGCGCAGCTTATGCGGGCGATGCCGCGCAATTCGGTGGATTTCATTCTGACCGATCCGCCCTATCTGGTGAATTATCAGGGCAGGGACGGGCGCAGAGTGCGCAACGATGACAATTCGCGATGGCTCCGGCCCGCGGTCAACCAGATGCACCGCGTCCTGAAATGGGGCGGCTTCATGGTCTCGTTCTACGCATGGAATCGTGTTGATCTGTTCGCCGAAGCCTGGAAGGCGGCGGGATTCCGAATGGTCGGTCATATCGTCTTTCGCAAGAACTATGCGTCATCATCCCGATTCCTCCGACATGAACACGAGGCAGCTTACTTGCTCGCAAAGGGTAATGTTGCGCCGCCCGCCAAGGCGATCCCGGACGTGATCGACACGCCGTATTCCGGGAACAAATTGCACCCGACACAGAAGCCAGTGGAGGCACTGCTCCCCCTGGTGGAAACCTTCTGCCCGAAGGGCGGACTGGTTCTGGACCCGTTCGCTGGCTCCGGTTCATCCCTGGTGGCGGCACAACATCTTGGCCGCGATTGGCTGGGCATGGAACTGGACCCGGACCACGCTGCCACCGCGACCCGGCGGCTAGCCTGGCACGGCGCAAAGAGGGTGGCGGCATAA
- a CDS encoding DUF736 family protein has product MAQQRPATFFPCRIGKLEAGAAWIKHTTDRCEYLGVKLDDPTLPGPIFASLFEDENGAVNLVWSRPRSRNRD; this is encoded by the coding sequence ATGGCGCAACAGCGTCCCGCAACTTTCTTCCCCTGCCGGATCGGAAAACTTGAGGCCGGGGCCGCCTGGATCAAGCACACCACGGATCGGTGCGAGTATCTCGGCGTGAAGCTGGACGATCCGACCCTTCCCGGTCCGATCTTCGCCAGCCTCTTTGAGGATGAGAACGGCGCCGTCAACCTGGTCTGGAGCCGCCCGCGCAGCCGCAACAGGGACTGA
- a CDS encoding transcriptional regulator domain-containing protein has protein sequence MPGADWQVQAQYQHLRDATPAELGWEYLRRNRCYRDEQRAWSELAPDDPRQAAFARRWGPRFRRRS, from the coding sequence ATGCCCGGAGCAGACTGGCAGGTCCAGGCGCAGTACCAGCATCTGCGCGACGCAACGCCGGCCGAACTCGGCTGGGAGTATCTGCGGCGCAATCGGTGCTACCGCGACGAGCAACGGGCATGGTCCGAACTGGCCCCCGACGACCCCCGGCAGGCGGCATTCGCCCGCCGCTGGGGGCCGCGATTTCGCCGCCGCTCCTGA
- a CDS encoding AlpA family transcriptional regulator, which translates to MTETPRLMRVREAARFLGIAVRTLEKHRTYGTGPLYRKVGGRVLYAVEDMMAWTAEGARRSPSDKTSSRVFPARPLTPEERESL; encoded by the coding sequence ATGACGGAAACGCCACGTCTGATGCGCGTCCGCGAGGCGGCCCGGTTCCTCGGCATTGCGGTTCGCACCCTGGAAAAGCATCGCACCTACGGCACCGGCCCGCTCTACCGGAAGGTCGGGGGCCGGGTGCTCTATGCCGTCGAGGACATGATGGCCTGGACCGCCGAGGGTGCGCGCCGCTCGCCCTCGGACAAGACGTCCAGCCGGGTCTTCCCAGCCCGGCCGCTCACCCCTGAAGAGCGGGAGAGCCTGTGA
- a CDS encoding replication initiator protein A, translating into MGGDERWREPDRRFVISGPARPRDLRDLMERPFFALGKIPRYAPIHYRAGYTEVHVIPDGATGMATIWDADVLIWLAGQIVDALNHGLWVSRHVRFTPWRLFADLGWADGAHQYRRFHGALARLAATTVTTTIRNGPNWQEKPFTWVSDVRVSSDDGVALTLPEWFLDTIAEPTRVLTVDPAYFRLRGGVERWLYRIARKHVGRQRGQWLFETEFLYSKSGSLMQRGDFASALRKIAGNTAFPRYRFAVFVSRGVEYLRIEATAQSTGPVDKPVRHPVAINVDCTVGLRDGIPFDRSENPHATPCHITESDGRNLVHNLKSLNRCRESRFFAHRISGRGGKRKKAQDAVADRGAGVP; encoded by the coding sequence ATGGGCGGCGATGAGCGCTGGCGCGAGCCCGACCGCCGCTTCGTGATCAGCGGTCCCGCCCGCCCGCGCGATCTGCGCGACCTCATGGAGCGGCCGTTCTTCGCCCTCGGGAAGATTCCCCGGTACGCGCCCATCCATTACCGCGCGGGCTACACCGAGGTGCATGTAATCCCGGATGGAGCGACCGGCATGGCGACCATCTGGGACGCCGACGTGCTGATCTGGCTGGCGGGCCAGATCGTCGACGCCCTCAACCACGGCCTCTGGGTATCGCGCCATGTGCGCTTCACGCCCTGGCGGCTGTTCGCCGATCTCGGCTGGGCCGATGGCGCGCACCAGTACCGGCGCTTCCACGGAGCGCTGGCTCGCCTGGCGGCGACCACAGTGACGACGACAATCCGCAATGGCCCGAATTGGCAGGAGAAGCCGTTCACCTGGGTCAGCGACGTGCGCGTCTCCAGCGACGATGGCGTCGCGCTGACGCTGCCGGAATGGTTTCTTGATACCATCGCCGAGCCGACGCGCGTGCTCACCGTCGATCCGGCCTATTTCCGCCTGCGCGGCGGCGTCGAACGCTGGCTGTACCGGATCGCCCGCAAGCATGTCGGTCGGCAGAGGGGGCAGTGGCTGTTCGAGACGGAGTTCCTGTATTCAAAATCCGGGAGCCTGATGCAACGGGGCGATTTCGCGTCGGCGCTCAGAAAAATCGCCGGAAATACGGCCTTCCCGCGCTACCGTTTCGCGGTGTTCGTTTCTCGCGGCGTGGAATATCTGCGGATTGAAGCAACGGCACAATCCACCGGACCTGTGGACAAGCCTGTGCGACATCCCGTTGCAATAAATGTGGATTGTACCGTTGGATTACGCGACGGCATACCGTTTGATCGTTCTGAAAACCCCCATGCAACGCCTTGTCACATAACGGAATCCGACGGTCGAAACTTAGTACATAACTTAAAGAGTCTTAATAGATGTAGGGAATCGCGGTTTTTCGCGCACCGCATTTCCGGTCGCGGGGGTAAGCGAAAAAAGGCTCAGGACGCGGTCGCGGATCGCGGGGCCGGTGTCCCATGA